The Blautia hydrogenotrophica DSM 10507 genome window below encodes:
- a CDS encoding glycosyltransferase produces MFTISLCMIVRDEEGTLRRCLDSVKEVVDEIIIVDTGSRDHTAEIAREFTEKVYEFQWIDDFSAARNYGLERATQDYCMWLDADDVLKPEEAEKIQRLKEEMPVDVDVVMMKYAIAFDEWDRPTFTYYRERLVRNGDRCRFAGRVHEAITPFGTVKYEEIYVEHRKVKASDSNRNLRIYERMVREGEILGPRETYYYGRELYDHGRWRKAGRMLREFLKMPSGWEEDKKEACRLLAVCYYKQGHREKGLHSLLRGLAYGAPRPELCCDLGGWFLEEQMWETAVYWYEQALQAPRPEKGFCRENSRGYLPCLQLCVCWYRLGNYDKALYYHKEAGRWNPRGKEYLRNVPFFENLAYCK; encoded by the coding sequence ATGTTTACGATAAGTCTGTGTATGATTGTGAGAGATGAGGAAGGGACGTTGAGACGGTGTTTGGACAGCGTTAAGGAGGTAGTAGATGAGATTATTATCGTGGATACAGGTTCCAGAGATCATACTGCCGAGATTGCGAGGGAGTTCACAGAGAAGGTCTATGAATTTCAGTGGATAGATGATTTCTCAGCGGCCAGGAATTATGGTTTGGAGAGGGCTACTCAGGATTACTGTATGTGGTTAGATGCGGATGACGTGTTAAAGCCGGAAGAAGCGGAAAAGATTCAGAGACTGAAAGAGGAGATGCCGGTGGACGTAGATGTGGTGATGATGAAATATGCGATTGCCTTCGACGAGTGGGATAGACCGACTTTTACCTATTATCGTGAGAGACTAGTGCGAAACGGAGACAGATGCCGGTTTGCAGGGCGGGTACATGAGGCGATCACACCATTTGGAACAGTCAAGTATGAAGAGATTTATGTGGAACACCGGAAGGTGAAAGCCTCAGACTCGAATCGAAATTTGCGGATTTATGAGAGAATGGTGCGGGAAGGGGAGATATTGGGGCCGAGGGAGACCTATTATTACGGAAGAGAGCTGTACGATCATGGACGGTGGAGAAAGGCAGGGAGAATGCTGCGGGAATTTCTAAAGATGCCTTCTGGGTGGGAGGAGGATAAAAAAGAGGCATGCAGACTTTTGGCTGTTTGTTATTATAAACAGGGACACAGAGAAAAGGGGTTGCACAGCCTGCTAAGAGGACTGGCATATGGAGCTCCAAGACCGGAGCTATGCTGTGATTTAGGTGGGTGGTTTTTGGAGGAACAGATGTGGGAGACTGCGGTCTATTGGTATGAACAGGCGCTTCAGGCGCCACGTCCGGAAAAAGGATTTTGCCGAGAGAACAGTAGGGGGTACCTACCTTGTTTACAGCTGTGTGTGTGCTGGTATCGGTTGGGAAATTATGACAAGGCTCTCTATTATCACAAAGAGGCTGGCAGATGGAATCCAAGGGGGAAGGAGTATTTGAGAAATGTTCCTTTTTTTGAAAACCTAGCATATTGTAAATAG